One Cyanobium sp. Tous-M-B4 DNA window includes the following coding sequences:
- a CDS encoding ammonium transporter, protein MTIASTPPRRKRLQEASLSEAPMMLLRSIKGFGNSRTLVWLACVPLALFGLGVFNLAAHAAELPELTPAFLANNMFLLICAALVIFMNAGFAMVEAGMCRSKNAVNILAKNLIVFALAVTAYWFIGYKIMYNASWVIPGWFKFGGLFFDPTVTPEMVTDGKLVPSVDFLFQAAFAGTAATIVSGLVAERIKFGEFVIFSLILVGVLYPIAGSWQWNVGEGWLNKLGFIDFAGSTVVHSFGAWAGLIGAMLLGPRIGKFVDGKPQAIPGHNLALATLGTLILWLGWYGFNPGSWLSMAPEVPYIAVTTTLGAAGGAISGTLASQLPGMGPDKRPGKPDLTMTINGILAGLVGVTAGCDGFSMPGAWVVGFISGALVVFSVAFIDSIKIDDPVGAFSVHGVCGVWATLAVGLFNVDKGLLTGHGFSQLGIQFVGAAAFAVFAIVSSWIVWSAIGALFGGIRVTESEEVIGLDIGEHGMEAYPDFATSAK, encoded by the coding sequence ATGACCATTGCTTCCACCCCTCCCCGGCGCAAGCGCCTTCAAGAGGCCAGTCTTTCCGAGGCCCCGATGATGCTGCTGCGCAGTATCAAAGGTTTCGGCAACAGCCGCACGCTTGTATGGCTTGCCTGCGTACCCCTAGCACTTTTTGGCCTAGGTGTATTCAATCTGGCGGCCCATGCTGCCGAGCTTCCCGAGCTCACTCCGGCCTTCTTGGCCAACAACATGTTCTTGTTGATCTGCGCCGCCTTGGTGATCTTCATGAACGCCGGCTTTGCCATGGTGGAAGCCGGCATGTGTCGTTCCAAGAATGCCGTCAACATTCTCGCTAAGAACCTGATCGTTTTCGCCTTGGCGGTTACGGCCTACTGGTTCATCGGCTACAAGATCATGTACAACGCCAGCTGGGTAATTCCAGGTTGGTTCAAGTTTGGTGGTTTGTTCTTCGATCCAACCGTCACGCCTGAGATGGTTACCGATGGCAAACTGGTACCAAGCGTTGACTTTCTCTTCCAGGCTGCGTTCGCTGGCACTGCTGCCACAATCGTTTCAGGCTTGGTTGCAGAACGGATAAAGTTTGGCGAATTTGTTATCTTCTCACTGATTTTGGTCGGAGTTCTCTATCCGATCGCAGGTTCCTGGCAGTGGAACGTTGGTGAAGGCTGGCTGAACAAGCTTGGTTTCATCGACTTTGCTGGCTCAACTGTGGTGCACTCCTTCGGTGCTTGGGCTGGGTTGATCGGGGCCATGCTTCTTGGACCCCGTATTGGCAAATTTGTTGATGGCAAGCCCCAAGCCATTCCTGGTCACAACCTGGCGCTTGCAACACTAGGAACTCTGATCCTTTGGCTTGGTTGGTATGGATTTAACCCTGGCTCCTGGCTTTCCATGGCACCTGAGGTTCCTTACATCGCTGTGACCACGACCCTTGGGGCTGCAGGTGGCGCAATTTCTGGCACCCTGGCATCCCAGCTGCCTGGGATGGGACCTGACAAGCGCCCCGGCAAGCCTGATCTCACCATGACCATCAATGGCATTCTTGCCGGCTTGGTAGGTGTTACTGCAGGCTGTGATGGCTTCTCCATGCCTGGCGCCTGGGTAGTTGGCTTTATCTCAGGCGCTCTAGTGGTGTTCTCAGTTGCTTTCATCGACAGCATCAAGATCGATGATCCTGTTGGCGCCTTCTCCGTTCACGGCGTCTGCGGAGTATGGGCAACCCTTGCAGTGGGCTTGTTCAATGTGGACAAGGGTTTGCTGACTGGCCACGGCTTTAGTCAACTTGGCATTCAGTTTGTTGGTGCGGCAGCCTTTGCCGTTTTCGCAATCGTTTCATCCTGGATAGTCTGGTCTGCTATCGGCGCCCTCTTTGGTGGTATTCGCGTCACCGAGAGCGAAGAAGTTATCGGCCTCGACATCGGTGAGCATGGAATGGAGGCTTATCCAGACTTCGCCACCTCGGCAAAGTAA
- a CDS encoding DUF389 domain-containing protein: MVDSLSFEELAAEFEADARLDADFLVLTLSASLIASFGLLADSAGVVIGAMVIAPWILPLRSMSFGMLHDPALVGRSLLTLAAGFAITVSLSALVGAGVGMPVFGAEVAARTSPNLLDLGIALVAGAAAVYAKIRSRAVSSLVGTAIAVALVPPVCVLGLLLSAGEWQAARGAGLLFVTNLLGILSGALLLLVATQPQLRRRLWRSQMGLVSLLFTAVLLLPLSNSFLQLVRQSQRQLAQRRIEESIAKSLKTETITIGRDSQLVGITIDWTSKPPLIRASVRVNRADLPTPAQVAAVQQFINSKQPQRYQLVVQRSAIDIIGPGSRDDGKY, from the coding sequence ATGGTCGATAGCCTCAGCTTCGAAGAGTTGGCAGCAGAGTTTGAGGCTGATGCCCGCTTAGATGCCGATTTTTTGGTTCTGACCCTCTCGGCATCCCTGATTGCCAGCTTCGGATTGCTGGCAGACAGCGCTGGAGTGGTGATCGGGGCGATGGTCATTGCACCGTGGATACTGCCGCTGCGATCCATGTCCTTTGGGATGCTGCATGATCCGGCCCTAGTTGGCCGCTCGCTGCTCACCCTTGCCGCGGGCTTTGCGATCACGGTTTCGCTCTCTGCCCTAGTGGGGGCTGGCGTGGGTATGCCGGTATTTGGAGCTGAGGTGGCTGCCCGCACCTCCCCAAACTTGCTGGATTTGGGCATTGCCCTGGTGGCGGGTGCAGCGGCGGTCTACGCCAAAATCCGCAGCCGGGCCGTTTCATCCTTAGTAGGCACCGCCATCGCGGTGGCACTGGTGCCGCCAGTTTGCGTTTTAGGGCTGCTGCTCTCCGCAGGCGAATGGCAAGCAGCCCGTGGCGCCGGGCTGCTGTTTGTTACCAACCTGCTGGGCATTCTTAGCGGCGCCTTGCTGCTGCTGGTTGCCACCCAGCCGCAGCTGCGCAGGCGTCTGTGGCGCAGTCAGATGGGATTGGTGAGTTTGCTGTTTACGGCGGTGCTACTGCTGCCACTCAGCAACAGTTTTCTGCAGCTAGTGCGCCAATCCCAGCGGCAGCTAGCCCAGCGGCGGATTGAAGAGTCGATTGCCAAAAGCCTCAAAACTGAAACTATCACCATTGGCAGAGATTCCCAGCTGGTTGGCATCACCATCGACTGGACAAGCAAACCACCATTGATTCGTGCCTCTGTGCGGGTCAATCGTGCTGATCTGCCCACCCCCGCTCAAGTGGCGGCGGTGCAGCAATTCATCAACAGCAAGCAGCCGCAGCGCTATCAGTTGGTGGTGCAGCGCAGCGCCATTGACATCATTGGTCCAGGCAGCCGAGATGATGGGAAGTACTGA